Proteins found in one Thermaerobacter subterraneus DSM 13965 genomic segment:
- a CDS encoding pyruvoyl-dependent arginine decarboxylase translates to MLPTPKKVTVVAGSGEGDHKLTAFDNALLAAGIGNLNLIKVSSILPPDCEVVDKLDIPPGSLTPTAYGTIASDVKGDRIAAAVAVGFSDRDYGTIMEFSGHCTQKEAEQAVRAMVEEAFRRRGMALREVRVAAAEMVVGDRPGAVVAAAVLWY, encoded by the coding sequence TTGCTTCCCACACCCAAGAAGGTCACTGTGGTGGCGGGCAGCGGCGAGGGCGACCACAAGCTGACGGCCTTCGACAACGCCCTGCTGGCGGCCGGCATCGGCAACCTCAATCTGATCAAGGTGTCCAGCATCCTTCCGCCCGACTGCGAGGTGGTGGACAAGCTGGACATCCCTCCGGGTTCCCTGACCCCCACGGCCTACGGAACCATCGCCAGCGACGTCAAGGGCGACCGGATCGCCGCGGCGGTGGCGGTCGGGTTCTCCGACCGTGACTACGGCACCATCATGGAATTTTCGGGGCATTGTACCCAGAAGGAAGCCGAGCAGGCCGTGCGGGCCATGGTGGAAGAGGCCTTCCGGCGTCGGGGCATGGCCCTGCGGGAGGTGCGGGTCGCCGCGGCGGAGATGGTGGTGGGGGACCGGCCCGGCGCCGTGGTGGCTGCGGCGGTGCTCTGGTATTAG
- a CDS encoding transglycosylase domain-containing protein, protein MGTANGGRHGGTNRPGPRGGDYTEWRPRRRAGGMGDRRPGPAGTGGRGSGPRGGRHGRPSLARRVARWAGLAVVFLALAGAGVVAFAAATPLPKPQVPQATVVYDIDGRMIASLYRQNRQLARPEEIPRSLRQAVVAAEDARFYRHHGFDPVAIGRAVVRNLEAGRIVEGGSSITQQLARTLYDLSLERTFGRKFREALLAVKLETHYTKDQILTMYLNQVYFGRGAYGAKVAAREYFGKSLDQLTLAESATLAAFIRGPEIYWRDPERAKGRRDWVLSRMAELGMITAAEAEQAQAEPLRLRPPDEPDTRAPYFVDYVRDQLAAQVPELANQIYTGGFRIYTTLDLDMQQAAEAAVQRLDDLVAPLEEHRGIPQPQVALIALDPSTGGIRAMVGGRDFKTTPFNRAVRARRQPGSAFKPFLYTAVLASGEPVTAPVACRAREYPGGEGGRPYVPSDYGDERYHNAFLDIRRAVAISDNVVAVEWMNRVKPGRVAALARRMGITSPLTTQHLTLALGESAVTPLELARGYATLANLGQRVDPFAILRVEDRDGRVLFRNDPQAERVLAPEVAWLMIDVLKSVFDPAYSGTGRALGIGRPAAGKTGTTDASRDVWFVGYTPDLVAAVWVGADDNRQTVRLPGGAGATGSSTAGRIWQAFMRVALEGRPARDWPRPDGVVRASACTLTGALDNPQFQWREEWFLAGHVPPPNCLALLQDPHIREDLAAAGGAPRGLLPVPLPSLPGLPGLPELRPPATEPPGPGREAPEGGPPGGPPGPEGPQAPVEPPRGPAQAPEGGPEGEAPEAAPSQPGGPGPGAAHEDGERGGPGSSPGSPQGEASPEQSPAGQGGTGTPGGDLPGAGDGPGEEGAGNTTPGLRPPAGPRDAGARWPGEGLPRPPEGRAPQPSRNGWASLPGQ, encoded by the coding sequence ATGGGCACCGCCAACGGCGGCCGGCACGGGGGGACGAACCGGCCCGGGCCGCGCGGCGGGGACTACACCGAGTGGCGCCCGCGGCGCCGGGCCGGCGGTATGGGCGACCGCCGGCCCGGGCCCGCAGGAACCGGCGGGCGCGGTTCCGGACCTCGGGGCGGCCGCCACGGCCGGCCGTCCCTGGCCCGGCGGGTTGCCCGCTGGGCGGGCCTGGCGGTGGTCTTCCTGGCCCTGGCCGGTGCCGGCGTCGTGGCTTTCGCCGCCGCCACGCCCCTGCCCAAGCCCCAGGTCCCCCAGGCCACGGTGGTCTACGACATCGACGGCCGCATGATCGCCAGCCTGTACCGCCAGAACCGCCAGCTGGCCCGGCCCGAAGAGATCCCGCGCAGCTTGCGTCAGGCCGTGGTGGCCGCGGAGGACGCCCGGTTCTACCGCCACCACGGCTTCGATCCCGTGGCCATCGGCCGGGCCGTGGTGCGGAACCTGGAAGCCGGCCGCATCGTGGAAGGGGGCTCGTCCATCACCCAGCAGCTAGCCCGGACCCTGTACGACCTCTCCCTGGAACGCACCTTCGGCCGCAAGTTCCGGGAAGCCCTGCTGGCGGTGAAGCTGGAGACCCACTACACCAAGGACCAGATCCTGACCATGTACCTCAACCAGGTGTACTTCGGGCGCGGCGCCTACGGGGCCAAGGTGGCGGCCCGGGAGTATTTCGGCAAGTCCCTGGATCAGCTGACCCTGGCCGAATCGGCCACCCTGGCCGCCTTCATCCGCGGTCCCGAGATCTACTGGCGCGATCCGGAGCGGGCCAAGGGGCGGCGCGACTGGGTGCTCTCGCGCATGGCCGAGCTGGGGATGATCACGGCGGCGGAAGCCGAGCAGGCCCAGGCGGAGCCCCTGCGCCTGCGGCCGCCGGACGAGCCGGACACCCGGGCGCCCTACTTCGTGGACTACGTCCGGGACCAGCTGGCCGCCCAGGTGCCCGAGCTGGCAAACCAGATCTATACCGGCGGGTTCCGCATCTACACCACCCTGGACCTGGACATGCAGCAAGCGGCGGAAGCCGCCGTGCAGCGGCTGGACGACCTGGTGGCCCCCCTGGAGGAGCACCGGGGCATCCCGCAGCCCCAGGTGGCCCTGATCGCCCTCGACCCGTCCACCGGCGGCATCCGGGCCATGGTGGGCGGCCGTGACTTCAAGACCACCCCCTTCAACCGGGCGGTGCGGGCCCGTCGCCAGCCGGGGTCCGCCTTCAAGCCCTTCCTGTACACGGCCGTGCTGGCCTCCGGGGAACCGGTCACCGCGCCGGTGGCCTGCCGTGCCCGCGAGTACCCCGGCGGCGAGGGCGGCCGGCCTTACGTGCCCAGCGACTACGGGGACGAGAGGTACCACAACGCCTTCCTGGACATCCGGCGGGCCGTGGCCATCTCCGACAACGTGGTGGCCGTGGAGTGGATGAACCGGGTCAAGCCGGGCCGCGTGGCCGCCCTGGCCCGGCGCATGGGCATCACCTCGCCCCTCACCACCCAGCACCTGACCCTGGCCCTGGGCGAATCGGCGGTCACCCCCCTGGAGCTGGCCCGCGGCTACGCCACGCTGGCCAACCTGGGCCAGAGGGTCGACCCCTTCGCCATCCTGCGGGTTGAGGACCGAGACGGCAGGGTGCTCTTCCGGAACGACCCCCAGGCGGAACGGGTCCTCGCCCCCGAGGTGGCCTGGCTGATGATCGACGTGCTCAAGAGCGTCTTCGATCCGGCCTATAGCGGCACCGGGCGCGCCCTGGGCATCGGCCGGCCTGCGGCGGGCAAGACGGGAACCACCGACGCGTCACGGGACGTCTGGTTCGTGGGCTATACACCGGACCTGGTGGCCGCGGTCTGGGTTGGTGCCGATGACAACCGGCAGACGGTCCGGCTGCCCGGTGGCGCAGGGGCCACGGGGAGCAGCACCGCCGGGCGCATCTGGCAGGCGTTCATGCGGGTTGCGCTGGAGGGTCGCCCCGCCCGGGACTGGCCCCGTCCCGACGGGGTGGTGCGGGCCAGCGCCTGCACCCTGACCGGTGCCCTGGACAACCCGCAGTTCCAGTGGCGGGAGGAATGGTTCCTGGCCGGGCACGTGCCTCCGCCCAACTGCCTGGCCCTCCTGCAGGATCCCCACATCCGGGAGGACCTGGCCGCCGCCGGAGGCGCGCCCCGGGGGCTCTTGCCGGTGCCCCTGCCTTCGCTGCCCGGGCTGCCGGGGCTGCCTGAGTTGCGTCCACCCGCAACGGAGCCGCCGGGCCCAGGGCGGGAAGCCCCGGAGGGCGGCCCGCCCGGCGGCCCTCCCGGTCCGGAGGGCCCGCAGGCGCCGGTGGAGCCACCTCGCGGGCCGGCCCAGGCACCGGAAGGCGGGCCGGAAGGGGAAGCACCGGAAGCGGCTCCGTCCCAGCCCGGCGGCCCCGGCCCAGGTGCGGCGCACGAGGACGGGGAGCGCGGCGGGCCAGGCTCCTCGCCCGGCAGCCCGCAGGGGGAGGCCAGCCCCGAACAGAGCCCTGCCGGCCAGGGCGGCACGGGTACGCCCGGAGGAGACCTGCCCGGAGCCGGTGACGGTCCGGGGGAGGAAGGTGCCGGCAACACCACCCCGGGGCTCCGGCCGCCGGCCGGTCCCCGGGATGCGGGCGCCCGCTGGCCCGGGGAGGGCTTGCCGCGCCCGCCCGAGGGCCGGGCACCGCAGCCCTCGCGGAACGGCTGGGCCAGCTTACCGGGTCAGTAG
- a CDS encoding M23 family metallopeptidase yields the protein MAKRILSFFGSHAPPGGRRWWVALIPAAIVVYLFGTTVYVQSQSTYYRVELRGETLGYVAGQQTVGDAVAQAERDASNQFGFPVRLATPPSVEQIVTHDRYPTLSQDALAERLRAAGDFLTRATVLVVDGQEVAALPSKEAAQSVLDELKARYVRELESRAGKGKLDVRRVTIRQKVEFQERDNVPVDQIKDAVQVLAMLAAGKEEEKVHVVREGESPWTIASANGLTVDQLLAANPDVDPERLQPGQELRLNVPEQWISFESEELLVVTERVPFATRREYDDDLDAGKQRVKQEGEYGEKVITYAIKRRDGRIVEQEKVQEEVTRQPVDRIVVIGTRPVAGVSTGRFIWPLRGRITSNYGPRWGSMHTGIDIDGVTGQAVRAADGGTVVSAGWAGGYGYAVQIRHQGGLYTYYAHMSRIAVRVGEGVAQGEVIGYVGSTGRSTGSHLHFEVRRCPSPGCAVSPWPHLP from the coding sequence GTGGCCAAGCGAATCCTGTCGTTCTTTGGCTCCCACGCGCCGCCGGGGGGGAGGCGCTGGTGGGTTGCCCTTATTCCCGCCGCCATCGTGGTGTACTTGTTTGGCACCACGGTCTACGTCCAGTCCCAGTCGACCTATTACCGTGTGGAGTTGCGGGGCGAGACCCTGGGGTATGTCGCCGGCCAGCAGACGGTGGGTGACGCCGTGGCCCAGGCCGAGCGCGACGCCAGCAACCAGTTCGGCTTTCCGGTGCGCCTCGCCACGCCGCCTTCGGTCGAGCAGATCGTGACCCACGACCGGTACCCCACCCTCTCCCAGGATGCCCTGGCGGAGCGCTTGCGGGCAGCGGGCGATTTCCTGACCCGGGCGACCGTGCTGGTGGTCGACGGTCAGGAAGTGGCGGCGCTGCCTTCAAAAGAAGCGGCCCAGTCCGTACTGGATGAGTTGAAGGCGCGGTATGTCCGGGAACTGGAATCCCGCGCGGGCAAGGGCAAGCTGGACGTCCGCCGGGTGACCATCCGCCAGAAGGTGGAATTCCAGGAGCGCGACAATGTCCCCGTCGATCAGATCAAGGATGCGGTCCAGGTTCTCGCCATGCTGGCGGCCGGCAAGGAAGAGGAGAAGGTGCACGTGGTCCGGGAGGGCGAATCGCCCTGGACCATCGCCTCGGCCAACGGCCTTACGGTCGACCAGCTGCTGGCGGCGAACCCGGACGTCGACCCGGAACGCCTTCAGCCCGGCCAGGAGCTGCGCCTCAACGTCCCGGAGCAGTGGATCAGCTTCGAGTCGGAAGAACTCCTGGTGGTCACCGAGCGCGTGCCCTTCGCCACCCGCCGCGAGTACGATGACGATCTGGACGCGGGCAAGCAGCGGGTGAAGCAGGAGGGCGAATACGGCGAGAAGGTCATCACCTACGCCATCAAGCGCCGGGACGGCCGCATCGTGGAACAGGAAAAGGTCCAGGAAGAGGTCACTCGCCAGCCGGTGGACCGCATCGTGGTCATCGGCACCAGGCCCGTGGCCGGTGTCAGCACGGGCCGCTTCATCTGGCCGCTGCGCGGCCGCATCACCTCCAATTACGGCCCGCGCTGGGGCTCCATGCACACCGGCATCGACATCGACGGCGTCACCGGCCAGGCGGTGCGGGCCGCCGACGGCGGCACGGTGGTCAGTGCAGGCTGGGCAGGCGGGTACGGCTACGCCGTCCAGATCCGCCACCAGGGTGGGCTGTACACCTATTACGCGCACATGAGCCGCATCGCGGTGCGCGTGGGCGAGGGGGTCGCCCAGGGCGAGGTCATCGGCTACGTCGGGAGCACCGGCCGCAGCACCGGCTCCCACCTGCACTTCGAGGTGCGCCGCTGCCCAAGCCCCGGCTGCGCCGTCTCGCCATGGCCCCACCTGCCCTGA
- the speE gene encoding polyamine aminopropyltransferase: MQVWFSEDQTADLRISVRVRQVLHQERSPYQEIMVLDTVQFGRMLVLDDVIQTTEKDEFAYHEMMAHVPLFAHPHPRRVLVIGGGDGGVLREVLRHPTVEEAHMAEIDQRVVEVSRRHLPELNNFADARARVFFTDGIRHVEEHPDTYDVIIVDSTDPVGPAVALFGSDFHRAVFRALRPGGIFVQQSESPFFNRELIRQVQSSLRQVFPVAGLYWGVVPTYPGGFWTYSVGTRGTDPRRPREGAWEEARLQTRYYSPEIHRAAFALPPFVAELVEAEPAGAPAGGPPVPGGKGS, encoded by the coding sequence GTGCAGGTTTGGTTCTCCGAAGACCAGACGGCCGACCTCCGGATCTCGGTACGGGTGCGGCAGGTGCTCCACCAGGAGCGCAGCCCCTACCAGGAGATCATGGTGCTGGACACCGTCCAGTTCGGCCGCATGCTGGTGCTGGACGACGTGATCCAGACCACCGAGAAGGACGAGTTCGCCTATCACGAGATGATGGCCCACGTGCCCCTGTTCGCCCACCCCCACCCGCGGCGGGTGCTGGTGATCGGCGGCGGGGACGGCGGCGTCCTGCGGGAGGTCCTGCGCCACCCCACGGTGGAGGAGGCCCACATGGCGGAGATCGACCAGCGGGTGGTCGAGGTCTCCCGCCGGCACCTGCCCGAGCTGAACAACTTCGCCGACGCCCGCGCCCGGGTGTTCTTCACCGACGGCATCCGCCACGTGGAAGAGCATCCCGACACCTACGACGTGATCATCGTCGACTCCACCGATCCGGTGGGGCCGGCGGTGGCCCTCTTCGGCTCGGACTTTCACCGTGCCGTCTTCCGGGCGTTGCGGCCCGGGGGCATCTTCGTCCAGCAGTCGGAGTCGCCCTTCTTCAACCGCGAGCTGATTCGCCAGGTGCAGTCCTCGCTGCGCCAGGTCTTCCCCGTGGCCGGCCTGTACTGGGGCGTGGTGCCCACCTACCCCGGCGGTTTCTGGACCTACAGCGTGGGCACGCGGGGCACCGACCCGCGCCGGCCGCGGGAAGGGGCCTGGGAAGAAGCGCGCCTCCAGACGCGGTACTACAGTCCGGAGATCCACCGGGCAGCTTTTGCACTACCACCCTTCGTTGCCGAGCTGGTGGAGGCGGAGCCGGCCGGTGCACCGGCGGGTGGCCCACCGGTTCCGGGCGGCAAGGGGTCTTGA
- a CDS encoding 23S rRNA (pseudouridine(1915)-N(3))-methyltransferase RlmH, with the protein MSPLPVHIELLAVGELDQPALRRAAEEYARRLERYARVHQRRVPGEPIPARRTQGEVQRVLEAEGRRLLAALDPGSYAVALDRRGRMLTSEDVAGWLNQRMVEGDSRLVFIIGGPLGLPPQVLERARERWSLSHLTFPHQMVPVILLEQLYRAFRILRGEPYHY; encoded by the coding sequence GTGAGCCCATTGCCCGTGCACATCGAACTGCTGGCGGTCGGGGAACTGGACCAGCCGGCCTTGCGGCGGGCGGCGGAAGAGTATGCGCGCCGCCTGGAACGCTACGCCCGGGTCCACCAGCGGCGGGTGCCCGGCGAGCCCATCCCGGCCCGCCGGACCCAGGGTGAGGTCCAGAGGGTGCTGGAGGCCGAGGGCCGGCGGCTTTTGGCCGCCCTCGATCCGGGGAGCTACGCGGTGGCCCTGGACCGCCGGGGTCGCATGTTGACCTCCGAGGACGTAGCCGGGTGGCTCAACCAGCGCATGGTGGAGGGGGACAGCCGGCTGGTCTTCATCATCGGCGGTCCCCTGGGCCTGCCACCCCAGGTCCTGGAGCGGGCACGGGAACGGTGGTCCCTCTCCCACCTGACCTTCCCCCACCAGATGGTGCCGGTGATCCTGCTGGAGCAGCTCTACCGCGCCTTCCGCATCCTCCGGGGCGAGCCGTACCACTACTGA
- a CDS encoding YheC/YheD family protein, with product MLVSVAATAPGTSPWISRQTARRPPASSSHGELVALLERLAPGSRFLVQQGLDLACWHGRRFDFRYMVQRGAGGDWQCTAAVARVAAPGAVLTHIRHGATPMDPEAVLVEVFSPSRGAELARELAQAALLVAAALDRGFAHLADLGLDLAVDQGGRLWLLECNGGPDLGIFAHDPQAHERIHRAPVEYAAWLAGWR from the coding sequence ATGCTCGTGTCCGTTGCGGCCACTGCCCCCGGTACATCGCCATGGATCAGCCGCCAAACAGCCCGCAGGCCACCGGCGTCGTCCTCCCACGGAGAACTGGTGGCTCTCTTGGAGCGCCTGGCGCCCGGCAGCCGCTTCCTGGTGCAGCAGGGGCTGGACCTGGCCTGCTGGCACGGGCGCCGTTTCGACTTCCGCTACATGGTTCAGCGCGGGGCCGGTGGCGACTGGCAGTGCACGGCTGCGGTGGCGCGAGTGGCCGCACCGGGCGCGGTCCTGACCCACATCCGCCATGGCGCCACCCCCATGGATCCGGAGGCGGTGCTGGTCGAGGTATTCAGCCCCTCCCGCGGCGCGGAACTCGCCCGCGAGCTGGCACAGGCCGCGCTGCTGGTGGCCGCTGCCTTGGATCGCGGCTTTGCCCACCTGGCCGACCTCGGCTTGGACCTGGCGGTGGACCAGGGCGGGCGCCTCTGGCTGCTGGAATGCAACGGCGGGCCGGACCTGGGCATCTTTGCCCACGACCCGCAGGCCCATGAACGCATCCACCGCGCGCCCGTCGAGTACGCCGCGTGGCTGGCGGGCTGGCGTTGA
- the speB gene encoding agmatinase — translation MRDTAMEEPWSPGLWERPGRFMAAEAGYPEALWVLAGAPLELTVSYRAGTRWGPARIREASYALETYSPHLDRDLEELAIHDAGDIALPLGNLGQSLARIEAALRRPYAGGKRVLLLGGEHLVTLAAVNAALDRYPDLVVVQLDAHTDLRDRYLDEPYSHATVMRRVLDLVGPGRLWQLGPRSGLREEFQLAREQGRFYHDVEEGADALAGQLAGPLRGVPLYLTVDIDVLDPSVAPGTGTPEPGGPDFATLLRALYRLARAGARLVGADIVETAPPLDPSGRTEIVAAKIAREILLAFTGEVAQ, via the coding sequence TTGAGGGACACGGCCATGGAAGAACCCTGGTCTCCCGGCCTCTGGGAACGGCCGGGACGGTTCATGGCGGCGGAGGCCGGCTACCCCGAAGCCCTGTGGGTGCTGGCCGGCGCGCCCCTGGAGCTCACCGTCAGTTACCGGGCGGGCACCCGCTGGGGGCCCGCCCGCATCCGTGAAGCGTCCTACGCCCTGGAGACCTACAGCCCCCATCTGGACCGGGACCTGGAGGAGCTGGCGATCCACGACGCCGGGGACATCGCCCTGCCGCTGGGCAATCTGGGCCAGAGCCTGGCCCGGATCGAGGCCGCCCTCCGGCGGCCCTACGCCGGCGGGAAACGGGTGCTCCTGCTGGGCGGCGAGCACCTGGTCACCCTGGCGGCGGTGAACGCCGCCCTGGACCGCTATCCGGACCTGGTGGTGGTCCAGCTGGACGCCCACACGGACCTGCGCGACCGGTACCTGGACGAGCCCTACTCCCACGCCACGGTGATGCGCCGGGTGCTGGACCTGGTGGGTCCCGGCCGGCTCTGGCAGCTGGGGCCCCGTTCGGGGCTGCGGGAAGAGTTCCAGCTGGCGCGGGAACAGGGCCGGTTCTACCACGACGTGGAGGAGGGTGCGGACGCCCTGGCCGGCCAGCTGGCGGGGCCGCTGCGAGGCGTTCCCTTGTACCTGACGGTGGACATCGACGTGCTGGATCCGTCGGTGGCGCCGGGAACCGGCACCCCCGAGCCCGGCGGGCCCGACTTCGCTACCCTGCTGCGGGCCCTCTACCGGCTGGCCCGGGCCGGAGCGCGGCTGGTGGGGGCCGACATCGTCGAGACGGCGCCGCCCCTGGACCCCAGCGGGCGGACGGAAATCGTGGCGGCAAAAATTGCCCGGGAAATCCTGCTGGCCTTCACGGGGGAGGTGGCGCAGTGA
- a CDS encoding adenylosuccinate synthase has product MSTVVIVGAQWGDEGKGKITDYLAEQADMVVRYQGGANAGHTVVVDGREYRLHLIPSGILHGKRCVIGNGVVLDPAVFLREIEYLEERGHAVDAVAVSGAAHVIMPYHKRLDELEEAGRGEDRIGTTRQGIGPAYRDKAARTGIRVDDLLDEAQFRRLLRRNLDQVNRLLERVYGVEGYDYDQMLQEYLEYAERLRPFVTDTSRLINDAIDAGQRVLFEGAQGTMLDLDHGTYPYVTSSYPTAAGACIGAGVGPTRIDQVIGVAKAYTSRVGDGPFPTELLDETGDWIRERGHEYGTTTGRPRRCGWLDAVVLRYAARVSGLTGLAITRLDTLGGLDTVRICVAYELDGRRVEDLPPGALKLARCRPIYEELPGWPADFSGLTRWEEVPAAARRYLERIAELVGVPVVLVSIGRERAQTLGLRDVFVPRGAGGLG; this is encoded by the coding sequence ATGTCCACGGTGGTGATCGTCGGCGCCCAGTGGGGCGACGAGGGCAAGGGGAAGATCACGGACTACCTGGCGGAACAGGCGGACATGGTGGTGCGGTACCAGGGCGGCGCCAACGCCGGCCACACGGTGGTGGTCGACGGCCGGGAGTACCGGCTCCACCTGATTCCCTCGGGCATCCTGCACGGCAAGCGCTGCGTCATCGGCAACGGGGTGGTGCTGGATCCGGCCGTGTTCCTCCGGGAGATCGAATATCTGGAGGAACGGGGCCACGCCGTGGACGCCGTCGCCGTAAGCGGCGCCGCCCACGTCATCATGCCCTACCACAAGCGCCTGGATGAGCTGGAGGAGGCCGGGCGGGGCGAGGACCGCATCGGCACCACGCGCCAGGGCATCGGGCCCGCCTACCGCGACAAAGCGGCGCGCACGGGCATCCGGGTCGACGATCTTTTGGACGAGGCCCAGTTCCGCCGCCTGCTGCGCCGCAACCTGGACCAGGTCAACCGGCTGCTGGAGCGGGTCTACGGCGTGGAGGGGTACGACTACGATCAGATGCTCCAGGAATATCTGGAGTACGCCGAGCGGCTGCGGCCCTTCGTGACCGATACCTCCCGCCTCATCAACGATGCCATCGACGCCGGCCAGCGGGTCCTGTTCGAGGGCGCCCAGGGGACCATGCTGGATCTGGACCACGGGACGTATCCCTATGTGACCTCGTCCTACCCCACGGCGGCCGGCGCGTGCATCGGCGCGGGCGTCGGGCCGACGCGGATCGACCAGGTGATCGGGGTGGCCAAGGCTTACACCTCGCGGGTGGGCGACGGCCCCTTCCCTACCGAGCTGCTGGACGAGACGGGCGACTGGATCCGGGAGCGGGGTCATGAGTACGGCACCACCACGGGGCGGCCGCGGCGCTGCGGCTGGCTGGACGCCGTGGTGTTGCGCTACGCGGCCCGGGTTTCTGGCTTGACGGGCCTGGCCATCACCCGCCTGGACACCCTGGGCGGTCTGGACACCGTGCGCATCTGCGTGGCCTATGAGCTGGACGGGCGGCGGGTCGAGGATTTGCCGCCCGGCGCCCTCAAGCTTGCCCGCTGCCGGCCCATCTACGAGGAGTTGCCCGGCTGGCCGGCCGACTTCTCGGGGCTCACCCGCTGGGAGGAGGTCCCCGCTGCGGCGCGCCGTTACCTGGAGCGGATCGCCGAGCTGGTGGGCGTGCCCGTGGTGCTGGTGTCCATCGGCCGCGAGCGCGCCCAGACCCTGGGGTTGCGCGACGTTTTCGTGCCGCGGGGCGCGGGCGGCCTGGGTTGA
- a CDS encoding S1C family serine protease, whose translation MKGFREGARRAVRRLAGGWVLALLAGVVGGLVGAGAAWLAKPGILGAGLWPAGPAASSPAEAIHRIAGPSVVGVISTYLRPHPVTGTPMVAARATGSGVVFDARGFIVTNHHVVSMPAAPGTTAGGTGSAGAPGGPPSPSASPPGSSPGRAGGGPDRHADIHPQRIEVLLPSGRRVPARLVAEDYPYSDLAVLWVDPKRAGPLQPATFADSDRVRVGQWVAAIGSPAGLFRSVSLGIVSGVREELFQPVPPPAAGAPVVGERIFRLIQTDAAINPGNSGGALVDARGRVIGINTVKIAGGGGLEDHFEGLGFAIPANDVRRIAGDLIRYGRVRRPSLGVEVVDVVQVTALAREDPAWALEFATALARGRGAVIWRVEPGSPAARAGLARGEVVVGCDGEPVHDTVDLLRIIDGKAAGQQVTLEVAGAAGTRRIQVTLAELGT comes from the coding sequence GTGAAAGGATTCCGCGAAGGGGCCCGCCGCGCTGTACGCCGGCTGGCGGGTGGCTGGGTTCTGGCGCTGCTGGCCGGGGTGGTGGGCGGGCTGGTGGGTGCAGGCGCTGCCTGGCTGGCCAAGCCCGGTATCCTGGGTGCGGGTCTGTGGCCCGCCGGCCCCGCGGCGTCATCCCCCGCCGAGGCGATCCACCGCATCGCCGGGCCTTCGGTGGTCGGTGTCATCAGCACCTACCTGCGACCCCATCCCGTGACGGGAACGCCCATGGTGGCTGCCCGGGCGACCGGTTCGGGGGTCGTCTTCGACGCGCGGGGCTTCATTGTCACCAACCACCACGTGGTCTCCATGCCGGCTGCCCCCGGGACGACTGCGGGCGGCACCGGCTCCGCCGGCGCCCCCGGCGGGCCGCCGTCCCCCTCCGCCTCCCCGCCCGGAAGCAGCCCGGGCCGCGCGGGCGGCGGGCCGGACCGGCACGCGGACATCCATCCCCAGCGCATCGAAGTCCTGCTCCCCTCCGGCCGGCGAGTGCCGGCGCGGCTGGTCGCCGAAGACTACCCCTATTCCGACCTGGCCGTCCTGTGGGTCGACCCCAAGAGGGCGGGCCCCCTCCAGCCGGCCACCTTCGCCGATTCCGACCGGGTGCGGGTGGGCCAGTGGGTGGCCGCCATCGGCAGCCCGGCCGGGCTCTTCCGGTCCGTCAGCCTGGGCATCGTCAGCGGGGTGCGGGAGGAACTGTTCCAGCCGGTGCCGCCGCCCGCCGCAGGCGCCCCCGTGGTGGGCGAACGGATCTTCAGGCTGATCCAGACCGACGCGGCCATCAACCCGGGCAACAGCGGCGGGGCCCTGGTGGACGCCCGCGGCCGGGTCATCGGGATCAACACCGTCAAGATCGCCGGCGGCGGCGGCCTCGAGGACCACTTCGAGGGGCTGGGTTTCGCCATCCCCGCCAACGACGTGCGCCGCATCGCCGGCGACCTGATCCGCTATGGCCGGGTGCGGCGGCCCTCCCTGGGGGTCGAGGTGGTGGACGTGGTCCAGGTAACGGCGCTGGCCCGGGAAGATCCCGCCTGGGCCCTGGAGTTTGCCACGGCTCTGGCCCGCGGACGCGGCGCCGTCATCTGGCGGGTCGAACCCGGCTCCCCGGCGGCTCGCGCGGGCCTGGCCCGCGGTGAGGTGGTGGTAGGCTGCGACGGCGAGCCCGTCCACGACACCGTCGACCTCCTGCGCATCATCGACGGCAAGGCCGCGGGCCAGCAGGTCACCCTGGAGGTAGCCGGCGCCGCCGGCACCCGCCGCATCCAGGTCACCCTGGCCGAACTCGGTACCTGA